From a single Methanofollis sp. W23 genomic region:
- a CDS encoding arsenate reductase ArsC, which yields MKEKVLFICTHNAARSQMAEGYLRARYGERYEVYSAGTATAEEVDPRAVAVMAEIGVDLSGQETKPLSVYFQQEMDTVVTVCEGGICPMFPWAKTVIHEAFPDPRAFTRNEEEVLDGFRGVRDEITRWIDGRFG from the coding sequence ATGAAAGAGAAGGTGCTCTTCATCTGCACCCACAATGCCGCCCGCTCCCAGATGGCCGAAGGGTATCTGAGGGCGCGGTATGGCGAACGCTACGAGGTCTATTCTGCCGGCACCGCCACGGCCGAGGAGGTCGATCCCAGGGCCGTGGCGGTGATGGCCGAGATCGGGGTCGACCTCTCGGGCCAGGAGACGAAGCCTCTCTCGGTCTATTTTCAGCAGGAGATGGACACCGTCGTGACCGTCTGCGAGGGTGGGATTTGCCCGATGTTCCCCTGGGCAAAGACCGTCATCCATGAGGCGTTCCCTGACCCGCGGGCCTTTACCAGGAACGAGGAGGAGGTGCTCGACGGGTTCAGGGGGGTGAGAGACGAGATCACGAGGTGGATCGACGGGCGGTTCGGGTGA